gaacaagattaagattaggatttaggataaagagtgaaaataccttaaacaaaataaaaaatttcgaTTTTTTGGGATGCTTTGATTGGATTCGAACAACCCACAGCCCACAGGGAAGCAGCAGCCAGCAGTTGCAGCACCGACCGAGTTCGAGTTCGAGTAGTTGCAGCGGTGGCGGTGGCGTGATggaggtggaggaagaggtGAGTTCgagtttttagggttagaggAGGAGTGAGAGGCTGAGAGCAAGAGAGGGAATTGAGAGGGAAATGCAAAAAAAGGAATTCGATTGTTCGGCTGTTCGCTTACTGTGTCTGTGTACTGTGTActgattttgttttcaaatttttttttttaaataaaaacaacacacgtgtccttgccgtgtcccttaccgtgtccgtcgcgtgtccttgccgtgtccacgtgtccgaaaaaatattaaaatattggacacttcatttggcatgtcggacacggattttcgcgtgtccgtcgcgtgtccgtgtctgacacgtgtccgacacgggacacgccAGTTAGGTGCCGTGTCCGTGTTTCCTAggttcttaatagctttggagaatgtaacaaatgatatcccgaTACGATAAATCTAAGATTTggccttatcgttatattaatgtcatattaaaattgtaagatttagttgtgattagttattttttttggataacgcgagccgatatgctcaaaattagttgatttaaagaaacgattcacacatacttctactttatattgatggaaagacttatgttgtattgagttaatgattttgacttgtattgagtgagttgtgtgcgtgctagagtaatcggaaacttatgttgaatgggtgatagcggttactttgatatttagtttggtatggcaaagtagttaagggaacttattagttttattcataacttataaaggtgcccatttcgtaagaggaaagtagagctttagttgggtgattttgtgacttttgatcgtgcagtgacgcttacaggttcgtatacgcagtaactaacccttatatgcaatttgctttaagacattattgtttattgtgataatatacattgcattaAAACTATGAAATACTATTGACTACACTTtacatgaagagctatcgactatgaaatcgttgcgcttagaatagtttagagagtGAGAATTAATAGAGGGCGAAAACTACCCCTtatctatttaagaattagattatgctttaattggagttagaatgactcctttaaaggtgaatttcatatttttgttgagtggcttagtgggttttggcgtgctgctattccaaggcgctcattaatagtcaaaagtggaagttattcccatctgataaagtactagattatgattagctggcgtgactcaactgaattatgtccggttgatttagtagtcccctaggtgaggttcgacgggaccactgtaaaggggtatgagcatgcttgggtcattgggcgccgggaggccgataacgccccttgaccgaggtgttaccatgcgggccttgcaaaccccaatatggtggcctcttcactggtttagtaccccagtgtgttagtttttcccgaaggtaggattCGAGAGGGCCAGCTGGAgagggcatgagctcatactttgccatgggcgccgggaggccgataacgcccttggccgtgtcactatgccaggaagtagagaaaagatccactgatataaagttattcagtgatagaaagtttattcatggGTCGAAAGTTatgtaatgatagaaggttcattctttgatagaaagcttacacattgatagaacgtttactcttgatagaatatttactcatcgatagaacatctacttattgatagaatagctTATACTAGTGAggagtgtgcctaagttaagttatctcaagggtattacagaccatgatcacacttaccttaagatagacaagctctataaggtcatgtgttaggtattctattaatgccttggtcgagttgaactATACGTggtttgcaagagtttatgtttgaaaagaggagcgtgaagacctgcattctacccaagaacatatggttcgggttggaaagcacgtaatgaaattaagaagtataagtggccgataaacggttacaaatctgtgcttgcgtcttatgaaatcatcttatgttgttttataatataatgttatctagtagttggccttattatatttgatgctagttactgacgtgtacgtgtttgtgtttatgtttgattgttgatgactttctatgattgtcttgctatgacacattggcctttggtctaatgtcgagtaGCAGGAGGATCATGGACAGGCGTAGCAAGTATTGGAGCTTcaattgcattgcattgcattgaggGAGAGTGGTGAGgacgaagcataacctgtgtcatgccgctatctttcgattttgtagctctatttatcttttgtaaactttggttgtatatgttttgttatgaggcctggtgtcctccctcgtatatttgtatttccgctgagtagtttataactctgtatggcttaaggagttaagtctcttttaaaacgcaaacgtcgacactggaaccacgatccatgtttggcatgttgatttgagaagccgacaacgtatcattccgccgtgacatagttttgataggccgttggtgcctttactttattagcttctaaataacttttgtttttctacaaaggcgcacagttttaaggcagatgttgccgaaatttccactcacctttttaaagttaatatctaacgtttatctaaattctcttcctttttcttttatgtaacacccgaatttcctcccgtcctttatggttttggtttcgttaaggggtcggaaattctggggtgttacaggtggttaccagagccagCGGTCCCTATTTTCGACGCTTTGTGTCCTCAAATTCGTTGAGATATTGCTTGATGTTAGAAGTTATTCGTAAGAGTTTGGGTAGATATGGGATAGGTGCATATATTACATATTCATGCATAATGATTATCATTGCACGtgcatagataaatatatagtttGTATAGCTTGTTATGAGACTCATTCTCAtgtgtgttattattataaataaaaattatgatggtGGTTTGAATGATGACATGATTTAACAAATCAGTAGAATTGAATTATGCATTAtcaagaaataatgaaatttttgagtatttggttcaactctagttgtattataagtagtcattatggagatatgaagtatgaatCATGAAATTCTAGAGAAGTTGGTTGCATCGGGAACTTTCTCTTGCTTGTGCTGATTATATGAAATTTAGTCTTATGTGTCTGaatatttgttcatgttaatcgTTTTCATAAAGCTTACGAGTTTTGATATTAATCCTATACATGAACCCACTGTTTATTTATCTGCTTGAGCATTCCCTTCGCAAGTGCATTCGTTCATCATAACATAGAAGCATAATCTGTGTCATgtcgctatctttcgattttgtagctctagttatcttttgtaaactttggttgtatatgttttgttatgaggcctggtgtcctccctcgtatatttgtatttccgctgcgtggtttgtaactctgtatggttttaaggagttaagtctctTTTAAAACGCagacgtcgacactggaaccacgatccatgtttggcatgttgatttgagaagccggcaacgaatcattccgccgtgacatagttttgataggccgttggtgcctttattagcttctaaataacttttgtttttctacaaaggcgcacagttttaaggtaGATGATgccgaaattttcactcacctttttaaagttaatgtcaaacgtttatctaaattctcttcctttttcttttatgtaacacccgaatttcctcccttcctttacggttttggtttcgttaaggggtcggaaattctggggtgtcaCAATTTGGCAGCAGTTATTATCGGAGATTTTGTTGCATTCACACTTCTTATCCAAATGACTCTCATGTAAATGAGCATGATGGTGTATATAATCCATCATTGAGCCTTAACCATTAGtgtaaacttttagttgagttattaCAAAATATGAACTAAGGAAAAATTCggcttttttttattgaaaattgcTTATGACTGAATGCTGTGTTCATCTGATTAGGAAGTTGGGTTGGgttgaattgaattgatttcTGGTGATTGGTGATCAGCTGCTTGTATAGACTGAGGGCGTATCAATAGACCCCAGATATGGCTCTTTTAAATGTCAACCCAATACATCATTTGGATTGTTGCTTTATCAAGAACAATCAAAAGAATCCATTCAAACATCTCTTGCTTCCAATGCAAAATCGAGGTAAGTTTCACTAGTACTTGTTGTAGGAAGTGCAGGATTTGCTGTTTTAAAACCCAGTTTAATTTTTTCACTTTAGGACTTGCGTGGAAGTTATTGGTCGTAGAAGCAAAATTTAGGAAAAGGGGAAATTCGCGGACTGAAAATGCCAAAATCCGAAACAGAAGACTGCGTAAAAAGGTATCAACTAGTGCCAGTTTTTGAAAAGCTTTTCTTTGGACAAACTACAATATGTTCGTACAATAACATCAGAATTTAACTTTTTCGTTGAAAGTAACTGAGATGATCATTCAACTGAATACACGCATTTACAAACCATTTAACATGTTTGAGGACGATGTTTTCCTTTGGCTTTTGACAAGTCTGTGAACCTAAAATGTGGAAAGAAACTATATATCTCGGGGCTTCAATCTACATTATTTTGATGCCTTTCAAATACTTTGTGGTTTCATTCTCTCTAAAAGTATATCCTTTCTTTTCGCAGTATAATGGTACACCAACCAAACCCAGACTATCAGTATTCTGCTCAGACAGACAGTTGTATGCAATGCTTGTTGATGACATGAACAAAAAGTGTTTATTTTATGGAAGTACATTGCAGAAATCTGTTCGAAGTGATCCTGAAATGAACACAGCGGTAAGAATCACCTAATTATACGCTGTATATTCACTGATGCATCAATCTATATCCtggaaataaactaaaaaaatgaatataactATTGAAACGAAGTATTGTAATGAACTTATTAGATTTTTACTCAAGTGAATTTGTTTTATTGAACGTTAAACAGTCATGAACTTGGAAGACATTGTTAATGAATATTGACACTGTTTTCAGGAGGCAGCACAAGTAGTGGGTGAAGAACTGGTTAAGGCAGCAATGGACCTGAGCATTCATGAAATATCATCGTATGATCGCAATGGTTGTGTTGGGGGCGAAAGAGTGAAAGCATTCGAAATTGCCCTCTCTCACCATGGTTTCTTGCCCAGATAGACAGTATTTGTAGGTACACAAGCAACTCCCTATAACActtgtcacatgattcactaatctcatgcgaatcgcgaattaaaaaagatttatggtcgtttttgggctattttagtgTCATTTTGAGCAAATCGCGAATTCGAAAAGCAAATTAccggcgaattatgttacaatgCCATGTAAATTACTTCAAAACCCTGGTTATAATGAATTTTGAACATTCCTTTCAAAAAATCATTCTTATGATCGCTCAATTTTTCCTAAACTTTAGTACTATATGATATGAATACATTAATCTAAACTTTTTCATAAACATTTACATATGTATATGCTCACTTTTAAAATGGGATAATGGTCATACTGCCAGAAGTTAAACATTTTTATTGGGTTATTAACTTATCATGCATTTTATGTAGTACAAATACCAATAATCATTTTAGAAACTGTCACTCTAAAAAATACtctatataataaaattaaccgAATCAAGAGAACATTTATAACCGTTTTGtactttttaaaaatgaaaaagaaaaatggcaattataacttttttatattttgataacTGTTATAACTGTTTTGATTAGGgtaattttatatttctttccTTGACATTATTTTAAACCCAGTTGCATGATCACCTTGTCATCCTCTCAActtataattcaaaaaaaaaaaaaaaacttagctaGACTATAGTGATGAATCTCTTTATTCAGCTATTAATATTATGTACTTACTTTAATTGTGTTATTTACTTTTCTAATATCTATTTTAATAGTTCGCCTTTAGATCAGTTTATATTGTGATTTACATATAGCTTTTTCACATATAGTTTTAGTGTCACACGCCTCTTACCAagaatctctttattttaggatttaatttttaagcgtattttttatagtctttttaaaaagttatgagtataatttatttgttatctTTTCATCCAACCATAACTttgtatttttctattttattataattgctattaatagtaatattttttcattatcCTTGTTACGAACAAAGGGATATTTTTCTGCTCAACATATATTTTGAACATATGAGTATGACCAGCACCTAAGAATCGGGACGCTAGACAACATTCTTTTGGAGATCCATCATCGCCCATCGGAAGTTCAAAAATTATGCCGGAAATCTCGGCGACAGATGAACCTCCATCGGAATCTGGGTCtaaaaaattcaatcaaatgACTGATATTTCCAGTGGGGACTCGAAACCGGAGCCGGAAGTTCAATCAGAATCCTTTGATTCATCCAAAATGCGAAAGACAAAGCCTGGAATCAAGCGCCTGTGCATTGTATTTTCAGTTCTTTTCTCTTTCGTTTTAGgtattttcttcttcctccattttttttttaccttatttCAATGAAGGTCAGCTGCTGTAATACTACAAAATTgcaactatcaaattcaatgtTCAAGGATACATCTCTTACCGAACAAAATTGATTGATGTGGTAGCTTCTAATTAAGAATTGACGCATTTTGTGAGAATTGTTAATTTATATgcttatttcattttttttatttgattgtttttgctaattgttttggatttgttgtttatttgattgtttttaCTACTTCATTTGGATATTTGTTGTTTAATTTGATTGTTCTTGctacttgttttgtttttttgtcttGAAGGATTTCCGTTCCTGCTGAAGTCTGTGGAAATATACAGATCACCACTTCCATTTAAATATATGGATTCGCTTTCAAGTGTAATTGAA
The sequence above is drawn from the Amaranthus tricolor cultivar Red isolate AtriRed21 chromosome 5, ASM2621246v1, whole genome shotgun sequence genome and encodes:
- the LOC130813071 gene encoding uncharacterized protein LOC130813071 isoform X2, whose protein sequence is MALLNVNPIHHLDCCFIKNNQKNPFKHLLLPMQNRGLAWKLLVVEAKFRKRGNSRTENAKIRNRRLRKKYNGTPTKPRLSVFCSDRQLYAMLVDDMNKKCLFYGSTLQKSVRSDPEMNTAEAAQVVGEELVKAAMDLSIHEISSYDRNGCVGGERVKAFEIALSHHGFLPR